The proteins below are encoded in one region of Phaseolus vulgaris cultivar G19833 chromosome 1, P. vulgaris v2.0, whole genome shotgun sequence:
- the LOC137816744 gene encoding brassinosteroid-related acyltransferase 1 translates to MAATQANDPRSIVSVSRIVSVNPKLVQPQRVLTLSNLDRQCPHLMHLVFFYNNLPHQRLKDLSLNSVFSNLKSGLEDTLALWYPGAGRLWPNQSDGRLNLWCNNHGAVLAEAETSAKISQLGDLSEYSEFFEKLVYKPAFDGNFSNMPLIVAQVTKFGCGGYSIGIGTSHSLFDGPATYDFLYAWASNSEIVKGRSRSDEVPKPVHERGILLSGTLEAPRETTKLLSDSSSNAKEGRAMAIDHLYHLIMQTASSQKGFPLQIGTPSSSKKCVLKTYHLSGVMTENLKRKHLPMQRGSFPFSTFEVLAAHLWKARSKALGVKREKQVCLQFAVDIRNKMRPPLPKCFSGNAYVLASIMMPMGELEDASHERIIEKIREAKKKVNHEYVRSYVEALEGAQQGSSLPPLQELTLVSDWTRMPFHNIEFFHGKATYACPLATPIPQVAYFMQSPTDSMGVDVRIGLEAENISAFSHCFLSMA, encoded by the exons ATGGCTGCAACTCAGGCTAATGATCCTAGAAGCATAGTTTCTGTTTCAAGGATTGTGTCTGTGAATCCCAAACTTGTGCAACCTCAGAGGGTTTTGACTCTTTCAAATTTGGACAGGCAGTGTCCACACCTCATGCACTTGGTGTTCTTCTACAATAACCTGCCTCACCAGAGGTTGAAGGACTTGTCCCTCAATTCAGTGTTCTCCAACTTGAAATCTGGCTTGGAAGATACCTTGGCTCTATGGTATCCTGGTGCAGGTAGGCTTTGGCCGAATCAAAGTGATGGCAGGCTCAACCTGTGGTGCAACAACCATGGTGCAGTTCTGGCAGAGGCTGAAACTTCTGCTAAAATTTCACAACTTGGAGACCTCTCTGAGTACAGTGAATTCTTTGAGAAGCTGGTTTATAAGCCAGCTTTTGATGGGAACTTCTCAAACATGCCGCTGATTGTTGCTCAG GTCACTAAATTTGGTTGTGGAGGGTATTCAATTGGTATTGGAACAAGCCACTCGTTGTTTGATGGGCCAGCAACCTATGACTTCTTGTATGCATGGGCTTCAAATTCAGAAATTGTGAAAGGAAGAAGCAGATCTGATGAGGTTCCAAAGCCAGTGCATGAAAGAGGGATACTTCTGAGTGGTACTCTTGAAGCCCCAAGAGAGACTACAAAACTCCTATCAGATTCAAGTTCAAATGCTAAGGAAGGAAGGGCCATGGCAATAGATCACTTATATCATCTTATAATGCAAACAGCTAGTTCACAAAAGGGTTTTCCTCTGCAAATTGGAACACCCTCTAGTTCAAAGAAGTGTGTTCTTAAAACCTATCATCTTTCAGGTGTAATGACAGAAAACTTGAAAAGGAAACACTTGCCCATGCAAAGAGGTTCATTTCCTTTCTCAACCTTTGAGGTTCTTGCGGCTCACCTTTGGAAG GCAAGGAGCAAAGCCTTAGGGGTGAAAAGGGAAAAACAAGTATGCCTCCAATTCGCAGTGGACATAAGGAACAAGATGAGACCCCCATTGCCAAAATGCTTCAGTGGAAATGCATATGTTCTTGCCTCCATCATGATGCCAATGGGAGAATTGGAAGACGCAAGCCATGAACGCATCATTGAGAAAATAAGAGAGGCGAAGAAGAAGGTGAATCATGAGTATGTGAGAAGCTATGTTGAGGCACTAGAAGGAGCACAGCAAGGTTCTTCTCTCCCTCCACTTCAGGAGCTAACTCTGGTTTCTGATTGGACAAGAATGCCCTTTCACAACATCGAGTTTTTCCATGGAAAAGCAACCTATGCATGCCCTCTTGCCACTCCCATCCCACAGGTCGCATACTTCATGCAGAGCCCTACTGACAGCATGGGCGTTGACGTCAGAATTGGCTTGGAAGCTGAAAATATAAGTGCTTTTAGTCACTGCTTTTTAAGCATGGCGTGA